The Papaver somniferum cultivar HN1 chromosome 3, ASM357369v1, whole genome shotgun sequence genome includes a region encoding these proteins:
- the LOC113359906 gene encoding 60S ribosomal protein L3-2-like — protein sequence MVVQVEGRKMSHMKFEHPRHGSLRFLPRKRVTRHRGKVKAFPKDDPTKPCKLTAFLGYKADMTHIVREVEKPGSKLHKKETCEAVKISETPPMVVVGVVAYIKTPRGLRSLSTVWAQHLSEEVRRRFYKNFAKSKKKAFTKYSKKYETDDGKKDIQSQLEKMKKYGTIIRVLAHTQIRKRDRFHDFQILNQTNIRDV from the exons ATGGTGGTACAGGTCGAAGGAAGAAAAATGTCTCACATGAAGTTTGAGCATCCCAGACACGGTTCCCTTAGATTTCTTCCAAGGAAGAGAGTTACTCGTCACAGAGGAAAAG TGAAGGCTTTCCCTAAGGATGACCCTACCAAGCCCTGCAAGCTCACTGCTTTCTTGGGTTACAAGGCTGATATGACTCACATTGTTAGAGAAGTCGAAAAGCCCGGATCCA AACTTCACAAGAAGGAAACTTGTGAGGCTGTGAAAATTAGTGAGACTCCTCCAATGGTTGTTGTTGGAGTCGTTGCTTACATTAAGACTCCTCGAGGTCTTCGTTCTTTGAGCACTGTTTGGGCACAACATTTAAGTGAGGAGGTCAGAAGAAGATTCTACAAGAACTTTGCCAAGTCTAAGAAAAAGGCTTTCACAAAGTACTCAAAGAAGTACGAGACTGATGATGGAAAGAAAGATATCCAATCTCAATTGGAGAAAATGAAGAAATACGGAACTATCATCCGTGTTTTGGCGCACACCCAG ATCAGGAAAAGAGACAGATTCCATGATTTCCAAATCCTTAACCAAACCAACATACGAGACGTTTAA
- the LOC113357200 gene encoding 60S ribosomal protein L3, which produces MSHRKFEHPRHGSLGFLPRKRAARHRGKVKAFPKDDPTKPCKLTAFLGYKAGMTHIVREVEKPGSKLHKKETCEAVTIIETPPMVVVGVVAYIKTPRGLRSLNTVWAQHLSEEVRRRFYKNFAKSKKKAFTKYSKKYETDDGKKDIQSQLEKMKKYGTIIRVLAHTQIRKMKGLKQKKAHLMEIQVNGGSIADKVDFAYGFFEKQVPIDAVFQKDEMIDIIGVTKGKGYEGVVTRWGVTRLPRKTHRGLRKVACIGAWHPARVSFTVARAGQNGYHHRTEMNKKIYKLGKTEQESHTAMTEFDRTEKDITPIGGFPHYGIVKDDYLLIKGCCVGPKKRVVTLRQSLLKQTSRLALEEIKLKFIDTSSKFGHGRFQTTQEKQKYYGRIKA; this is translated from the exons ATGTCTCACAGGAAGTTTGAGCATCCCAGACACGGTTCCCTTGGATTTCTTCCAAGGAAGAGAGCTGCTCGTCACAGAGGAAAAG TGAAGGCTTTCCCTAAGGATGACCCTACCAAGCCCTGCAAGCTCACTGCTTTCTTGGGTTACAAGGCTGGTATGACTCACATTGTTAGAGAAGTCGAAAAGCCCGGATCCA AACTTCACAAGAAGGAAACTTGTGAGGCTGTGACAATTATTGAGACTCCTCCAATGGTTGTTGTTGGGGTCGTTGCTTACATTAAGACTCCTCGAGGTCTTCGTTCTTTGAACACTGTTTGGGCACAACATTTGAGTGAGGAGGTCAGAAGAAGATTCTACAAGAACTTTGCCAAGTCTAAGAAGAAGGCTTTCACAAAGTACTCAAAGAAGTACGAGACTGATGATGGAAAGAAAGATATCCAATCTCAATTGGAGAAAATGAAGAAATACGGAACTATCATCCGTGTTTTGGCGCACACCCAG atcAGGAAAATGAAGGGTTTGAAACAAAAGAAGGCACACCTTATGGAAATCCAGGTCAATGGAGGATCCATTGCTGACAAGGTTGACTTTGCTTATGGTTTCTTTGAGAAGCAAGTCCCAATTGATGCTGTTTTCCAGAAGGATGAGATGATTGACATCATTGGTGTGACCAAGGGTAAAGGTTATGAGGGTGTTGTTACTCGTTGGGGTGTCACCCGTTTGCCTCGTAAGACTCACAGGGGTCTCCGAAAGGTTGCTTGTATTGGTGCATGGCATCCTGCTAGGGTCTCCTTCACTGTTGCTAGGGCTGGTCAGAATGGTTACCATCACCGTACTGAGATGAACAAGAAGATCTACAAGCTTGGCAAAACTGAGCAGGAATCTCATACAGCTATGACCGAGTTCGACAG AACTGAGAAGGACATCACTCCTATTGGTGGGTTCCCTCACTATGGTATTGTGAAGGATGATTACCTGTTGATTAAAGGGTGCTGTGTTGGGCCAAAGAAGAGGGTAGTTACTCTCCGACAGTCGTTGTTGAAGCAGACCTCTCGTTTGGCTCTTGAGGAGATCAAGCTCAAGTTTATTGATACCTCATCCAAATTCGGACATGGTCGTTTCCAGACCACACAAGAGAAGCAGAAGTACTATGGGCGCATCAAGGCTTGA
- the LOC113357201 gene encoding glycine-rich cell wall structural protein-like has protein sequence MDRYQRVEKPRAETPINENEIRITTQGRMRNYITYATTLLQEKGSDEIVLKAMGRAINKTVMIAELIKRRIVGLHQNTCVGSTDITDMWEPLEEGLLLLETTRHVSMIAITLSKKELDASSTGYQPPIPADQVKPWTEFDYEGEGSPGMRGRGRGGRGRGRGRGGFNNGVSDYNGGDAGYDNGGRGYGGRGRGRGRGRGFHGRGRGGYGGGDMVMHQETGGGYNDYGGGPEAPPAQGRGRGRGRGRGRGRGREYNRSDVPVQAAAA, from the exons ATGGATCGGTACCAGAGGGTAGAGAAGCCGAGAGCAGAGACTCCGATAAATGAAAATGAGATAAGGATTACAACTCAAGGGAGGATGAGAAACTACATTACTTATGCCACCACTCTCCTCCAG GAAAAAGGGTCAGACGAGATTGTCCTTAAGGCAATGGGGAGAGCTATCAACAAGACTGTCATGATTGCTGAATTAATTAAG AGAAGAATTGTTGGTCTCCATCAGAACACATGTGTTGGATCTACTGATATAACTGACATGTGGGAGCCGCTTGAAGAAGGCCTTCTTCT TCTGGAAACTACTCGCCATGTTTCAATGATCGCCATTACATTGTCGAAGAAAGAGCTTGATGCATCCTCCACAGG ATATCAGCCTCCAATTCCAGCTGATCAAGTCAAACCATGGACTGAGTTTGATTATGAAGGAG AGGGCTCTCCTGGTATGCGAGGTAGAGGCCGTGGTGGTCGAGGAAGGGGCCGAGGTAGAG GAGGGTTTAACAATGGAGTCAGTGATTATAATGGAGGTGATGCTGGTTATGATAATGGTGGACGGGGATATGGGGGAAGGGGGAGAGGCCGTGGGCGTGGGCGAGGTTTCCATGGCCGTGGAAGAGGTGGTTATGGTGGTGGAGATATGGTGATGCATCAAGAGACTGGTGGTGGTTATAATGATTATGGTGGCGGACCAGAAGCACCACCTGCCCAAGGACGTG GGCGCGGTCGTGGTAGGGGACGGGGCCGTGGGCGTGGTCGAGAATATAATAGATCGGATGTGCCGGTCCAGGCAGCAGCTGCTTGA